The genomic window CGGTTTGCGGCTGTGATGGTGTGACTTACTCCAACGTCAGTTGCGCCGCTCTTTACGGCGTCAACGTCGCTTTTGACGATCCCTGCTCATCATGTATCGACGATGCGGATTGTCCGGCCGGCAGTTACTGCGATAAGCCCGTCGGAGACTGCGACGGCGCAGGTGTATGCGAGCCTTTCCCCGCGGCCTGCGAACCTTTGATCGAACCGGTCTGCGGGTGCGACAACGTCACTTACGAAAACTTCTGCGAAGCCGCGATCGCAGGCGTGACCGTCCAGTACCTTGGCCCTTGCATGCCCGCGATCTCCGACTACGACGGCGATGGCGACGTCGACCAGACGGATTTCGGTTTTCTCCAGCGCTGCATCAGCGGAAAAGACGTGACCCAGACGGACCCGTACTGCCAACCGATGAGAATGGATGCGGATGAGGACGTGGACGGCGGCGACATCCTGACCTTCCTGGCCTGCCTTGGCGGCCCCAATACGCTTGCTGATTCCGACTGTATCGACCAGCCGTGACGTTGCCGGCTCAGCCGAATAAGTTCATGCCCATGCCCCCATGACGGCCCATCGATCATCGGCTACAATCCGGTTTCGGGGCATTGCTCCCGTGCAACGGCAACCGCCAAAGCTGAGCTCTTGCGCCCAGTAGGAGGACTACCGATGACCGCAGACCGGTCCGAATCGTCATTCTCGAATCGCACAACTCGTCGCACCTTCATTCGCAACGCCGGGACGGTCGCGGCCGCATGGACCATCGGCACCGGCTCGACCGCCCAGCCGGCACGAGGCCGCGTGCTGGGGGCCAACGATCGAATCAACTTCGCCATGATCGGCTGCGGCGGCGAGGGCAACGCCCTGCTGTCGATGGTCAAGATCCTGAAGGACCAGGGCGTCAACGTCGAGATTGTGGCCGTGTGCGACATCTATCGGCCGCGACTCGATAAGACCGCCGAGCGTTACAAGGCCAAGGCGTACTCGAATCATAAGGAACTGCTCGCAGACTCATCCATCGATGTCGTCGGCATCGCCACGCCTGACCACATTCACGGCTATCAGATCATTGACGCCATCCGGGCCGGCAAGGACATCTACTGCGAGAAACCCATCACCCACTGGCGGCAATTCGAGCTGACCAAGCGGTTGTTCCACGAGGTCAGCAAGTCCGACCGTGTTTTTCAGCTCGGCTCGCAGTACATGTCCGATTCGGCCTGGTCGCAGGCCCGCCGGATGATCAAGGAAGGACAGATCGGTCAGCCGGTCCATGCCGAGGTAGGATTCTTCCGCGTGGGTGACTGGGGCGAGCGGGGAATGCCCATCGACGACCCCGACGCCGAACCCGGCCCGGACCTGGACTGGGAGGCGTTCCTGGGCGACTCGCCGAAGCGAGAGTTTGACGTCAGCCGCTTTTTCCGCTGGCGGATGTATTGGGACTACGCGGGAGGACCGGCCACCGACCTCTATCCGCACTGCCTCAGCCAGGTGATTTACATGCTTGGTGTAAAGATGCCCAGCCTGGTGGTCGGCACGGGCGGCAAGCTGCGGTATGAGGAACGCGAGGTACCCGACACCTGCAACATTCTGGCCGAGTATCCGGAGAGGATCTCCGTATCAATGGTCGGCACGCAAGCCAATGACTACCCCGGAGCCAGGCCCCGCCCACCAGCATCCAGCCCGATCATCCGCGGCTGGGAGGCCACGCTGACCTTTGAAAACGAGGAAATCGTGCTGACCCCCGTCCAGGGCACCAAGAAGGAGGGCAAGCGGGTCAGAATCGAACGGCCGTTTGACCACGTGCGGCACGTCAAGAACCTGCTCGACTGCTGCCGGACGCGCGAAAAGCCCGAATACCCCGTGGATCTCGCCTACTACACGCAAACGCCGATACAGATGGGCATTCTTTCGCTGCGCGAGGGCAAGGTGGCAAGATTCGACTCCACGGTGGAGAAGATCGTCCTTTAGAACCCTACGGCCAGATATCTGTGTGGCTTGCGCGCATGTTTCTGGATCGCAGAGCGCTTGGGTTGCGGCCCGCAAAAAGGCGGTCCGCTCAGGCTGCTCAGTTGTTGGATTGCCGGTGCAGGTATCCGGTGAGGAACCTGCAAGAAAACCTTGCCCGGACCGGACTATATTCGGAATCGTGTGATGGTCAGAGTTGCTCGAAGAAGACGCAGGGAGCCGGCCCGGCGGCAGGTGTCTCACGCTGTCCTCTGGGTGGTCTTGCCCGCATTGAATGGTGCTGTCATGTCTGCCGAGAAACCTGCTTTGCCTGAAAGAACAGGTCTGGTTCGTCTGACCGGCCTTCCTGATTTCGATTGCGATTCCATCGCCAATAATGCCCCGGACCAATGGAGATGGCTGAGCCTGCCTCGGAGCCGGCTGGTCTTGAATCCGGCGGCCTCCGATGACTTTTCACCCCTGCCGCAGCGACCCGATCTGCCCTTGCATGCGGCGTATTACGCCGGCCGAAAACCCCACCGGCTGGTTGATCTTGTGACAGTGGGTATCGGGACGACCGATCGCGGTCCTGCCGGGCATTGCCGTCACACCTGGTACCCGTACAAGCTGTCATTTCAGGCGAGCTGGGAGAACGCGGAGATCAAGATATCCGGCTACGACTTCCTGGCGGACGAAAACACCATAGTTCGCGTTCTTGAGGTCTTGTCCGGCGAATCGCCCAGCACCTTGAGACTTCAAGGCGCGGTACATGGCCGCTTGCAGCCGGACTCCGGAGTGCTGCTCGCCGAATACGAGGACTTCTTCCACGCCTTGATGGTGGGAAAAGTCGAGGGACCGGAGCTGACGCCGGCAAGACTCGATGCCCGACCGCAAGTCTGCGGAGATGGATGGTTCTTGGAGACAGCCTCCGGCGAAGGTCGGCAGGCGTCCAGTTCCCGACCGCTCAACAGCAGCGAGGCGTCCTGCTATTTCGTGTCCATCGGTTTTGCCACGCGGGCCGAAGGCGCGGACACTGCAGTTTGTCGGGCCGCCGGAGTGTTGTCCGGCCCCGGTCTGGCCAAGCGGTTGCAGGACCGGAAGGCACAGTGGAGCGAGTACTTGAGACGCGTGCCGGCCCCGGAGCAATTCGGGATTGTCGCCGTGGATCCCAAAGGCGTAAGTCCCGAGATCCATCGGCGCTTCTACTACGGCGCGTGGGCGTTCGTGATTTCAAACGTTTTGCCGGCCATGCCCGAGAACGACTACCCCTATCCGCAAACTCCCTGCGGCAAGCCGTCGCTCTGGAATTTCGGGGCATCCAAGGCTCCGGCATCGGCCGCATGGGAAAGCTTCTTCGGCCAGCAGATGCTCGCGTATGTCATGCCCGACACCGCGTGGGCAGCGTTCGAGGGAATCATGGCCCAGGTTGATGAGACCGGCCGGCTCGACGGCGAGTGCCTGCCCTCGCGAAAGGCCCAGACCGCATGGATCCTCTACAGTCTGACCGGCGAGCTGACCCGGCTGCGAGCCGTGTACCCGGCGATTCGACGATACCTGCTCTGGCGAGAACAGAACCCGCGATGGATCTACCTCGACCACGACAACCCCGACGAGAAGGATTCCTCGTTCGTCGATCAGCTTCTGGTGGACATCGATTTCGCCGTGCGAATCGCCCGCGAGATCGGTGAGAACGCGGACGTCGCCATGTGGCAGCAGCGGCGCGAGGTTATCCTGAAGAACTACCGCGAGTGGTTCTTCTTCACCGACGAGCGTCCTCCTGCCGAGTACTTCTTCACCGAGTCCAAAAGACATGAGCCGGGAAACCTCAACTGGGTCCTTACCGGCCTGCACATCCGCGACCTGCCGCTCGACCTGGCAGACGAGCTGAAGCGGCTTTATCTTCAGCGGCACAGGCCGGACCGCGACTTCTGCGGGATGAGCTCGACGAAATACGGCACAGAGAGTTTCATCGCCTATGGCCTGATCGAACACGGCGTGCACAAGCAAGCCCGCGAGTTCATCAATGCCGCTCTCCGGGACCAGATTCGGGCGGGCGAGTTCTCGGAAAACTATGCCGCCGGCCGCGAAGGCCGCCCGCCGATCGCCTGGGGTGTCAAGCCGTCTTTGTTCGGCGCGGTCCAGATGGTAGATTTCACATGCCTCAACAACGGGGTCCGACTCGACCAGGGCCGGCCTGTGTGTGTCACTTGGCCGCCCGATGCCGCCGCAACCCCGGCACATGTTGAGAGGAAGGAAGACTGACGAATGCCGCTGGAAGCAAACCGGATCAGGGCCATACTGTTCGACTACGGCAACACGATCATTCCGTTCGCACGGCCGCAGATGGACGCGTGCGATAACGCCCTGCGCGCGGCGATAGAGAGGCACCTCGGGCCGGTGGATCGCAACAGGCTACGAGAGCTTCGCGACGCCGACCGGCTCGCCCCGTACAACAACGGCTACCGGGAAAATGATCTGACCGAAATCGTGACCGCCCTTGTTCGTCGGTTGTTCCGTCGCGACCCGACTCCGGAACAGATTGCCGTTTTGCTGCAGGCCCGCCATGAGGCCGTGGTGGCGGCCATCGAAGCACCCTCGTATGCGGCTGCAGTACTGACCGATCTTGCAAAACGCTATCGGCTGGCGCTGGTCTCCAACTACCCCGACGCAGAGGCGATCCGCGCAAGCCTTCGGCGCACGGGCCTTGCACGATTCTTCGAGTCGGTCGTGATATCAGGAGAGGTCGGCTTCGTAAAACCGCATCCCCGGCCGTTCGAGGTCTGTCTCGAACAGCTCAGTCT from Phycisphaerae bacterium includes these protein-coding regions:
- a CDS encoding Kazal-type serine protease inhibitor domain-containing protein is translated as MIRQTTFTIGFMASSAIAVFVSPVGGQSLCSENYQCPYGYFCEKGDGDCWGLGTCQRKPDYCALWVDPVCGCDGRTYSNSCFAAMWGVNVAYPGECGAICQDNSTCRAGTYCRKEPSDCAGFGYCAEIPDGCGTYWDPVCGCDGVTYSNVSCAALYGVNVAFDDPCSSCIDDADCPAGSYCDKPVGDCDGAGVCEPFPAACEPLIEPVCGCDNVTYENFCEAAIAGVTVQYLGPCMPAISDYDGDGDVDQTDFGFLQRCISGKDVTQTDPYCQPMRMDADEDVDGGDILTFLACLGGPNTLADSDCIDQP
- a CDS encoding Gfo/Idh/MocA family oxidoreductase, whose product is MTADRSESSFSNRTTRRTFIRNAGTVAAAWTIGTGSTAQPARGRVLGANDRINFAMIGCGGEGNALLSMVKILKDQGVNVEIVAVCDIYRPRLDKTAERYKAKAYSNHKELLADSSIDVVGIATPDHIHGYQIIDAIRAGKDIYCEKPITHWRQFELTKRLFHEVSKSDRVFQLGSQYMSDSAWSQARRMIKEGQIGQPVHAEVGFFRVGDWGERGMPIDDPDAEPGPDLDWEAFLGDSPKREFDVSRFFRWRMYWDYAGGPATDLYPHCLSQVIYMLGVKMPSLVVGTGGKLRYEEREVPDTCNILAEYPERISVSMVGTQANDYPGARPRPPASSPIIRGWEATLTFENEEIVLTPVQGTKKEGKRVRIERPFDHVRHVKNLLDCCRTREKPEYPVDLAYYTQTPIQMGILSLREGKVARFDSTVEKIVL
- a CDS encoding HAD family hydrolase, producing MPLEANRIRAILFDYGNTIIPFARPQMDACDNALRAAIERHLGPVDRNRLRELRDADRLAPYNNGYRENDLTEIVTALVRRLFRRDPTPEQIAVLLQARHEAVVAAIEAPSYAAAVLTDLAKRYRLALVSNYPDAEAIRASLRRTGLARFFESVVISGEVGFVKPHPRPFEVCLEQLSLSPSDAVHVGDNWLADVQGAKRLGLQMIWTRQYEPIDSFEVKPGDHQPDLTIQHLTQLTGVFGPRSGQPESS